One genomic window of Elaeis guineensis isolate ETL-2024a chromosome 2, EG11, whole genome shotgun sequence includes the following:
- the LOC105032633 gene encoding BTB/POZ domain-containing protein At1g30440 codes for MACMKLGSKSEAFQRQGQAWFCTTGLPSDVTVEVGDMSFHLHKFPLLCKSSLLEKLIKEKSDDEEGCVIQLHDVPGSAEAFEIVAKFCYGVKLELTASNVVYLRCAAEHLQMTEEIAEDNLIAQTETFLNQVVLHSWKDSLKALQTCDDLLPHAENLQVVKRCIESLAVKACTDPNLFGWPMMEHGVMQSPGGSVLWNGISTGARPRQCSSDWWYEDASSLSLPIYKRLISVMESRGIRQEIIAGSLTYYAQRYLPGLNRRHSLGPVALTVAPSEEEQRHLLEEIDSLLPFQKGTTSTKVLLGLLRTAMILRASPSCISNLEKRIGMQLDQATLEDLLLPTYSYSMETLYNVDCVQRILEHFLAMDQATGGASSGLVDDEQLMGSPSLTPITTVAKLIDGFLAEVASDINLKLPKFQYLAAAVPDYGRPLDDGLYRAIDIYLKAHPWLMESDREQLCRLIDCQKLSLEACTHAAQNERLPLRVVVQVLFFEQLQLRTSIAGCLLVSDNLDGSRPLRSGLVGSSEGGGWATAVRENQVLKVGMDHMRMRVSELEKECSSMKHEIEKLGRGWSGWSSVPRKFGFRIKSQMCSAQEGSVSEQQKSGTGKIEKLQAKLTKHKKQLPTDV; via the exons GTTCTGCACTACTGGGCTTCCTAGTGATGTTACTGTTGAAGTTGGAGACATGTCATTCCATCTTCACAAG TTCCCTCTTCTGTGCAAGAGTAGTCTTTTGGAGAAATTAATCAAGGAGAAATCTGATGATGAGGAGGGCTGTGTCATCCAGCTACATGATGTTCCTGGTAGTGCAGAAGCATTTGAAATAGTTGCTAAGTTTTGCTACGGTGTGAAGTTAGAACTTACTGCATCAAATGTTGTGTACCTACGGTGTGCTGCTGAGCATCTTCAGATGACAGAAGAAATTGCAGAGGACAACTTAATTGCTCAGACTGAAACCTTCCTTAACCAAGTAGTACTCCATAGCTGGAAGGATTCATTAAAAGCACTCCAAACATGCGATGATCTTCTCCCGCATGCTGAAAATCTTCAGGTTGTAAAGCGATGCATCGAGTCATTAGCTGTTAAAGCATGCACAGATCCAAATCTATTTGGCTGGCCAATGATGGAGCATGGTGTCATGCAAAGCCCTGGTGGGAGTGTCTTGTGGAATGGTATAAGCACAGGAGCCAGACCTAGACAATGTAGTTCAGATTGGTGGTATGAGGATGCCTCCTCTTTGAGTCTACCCATTTATAAGAGGCTGATCTCGGTCATGGAATCTCGAGGCATCAGACAAGAGATAATTGCTGGATCATTGACTTATTATGCCCAAAGGTATCTTCCAGGACTGAATAGACGTCATAGTCTGGGACCTGTAGCTTTGACGGTTGCACCATCTGAAGAAGAACAGAGGCATCTGCTGGAAGAGATTGATAGCTTGCTGCCATTTCAGAAGGGTACAACATCAACTAAAGTTTTGCTTGGGCTTCTTCGCACTGCCATGATTTTGCGAGCTAGCCCATCATGCATTTCTAACCTAGAGAAAAGAATAGGAATGCAGCTAGATCAGGCCACCTTGGAAGATTTACTTCTGCCAACCTACTCATACTCTATGGAAACACTTTATAATGTAGACTGTGTCCAGAGAATTCTTGAGCACTTCTTAGCCATGGATCAGGCAACTGGCGGGGCCTCTTCTGGTTTGGTTGATGATGAGCAGCTGATGGGCTCGCCTTCTTTGACACCAATAACTACTGTTGCTAAGCTAATTGATGGATTCCTGGCGGAGGTTGCATCTGATATTAACTTAAAGTTGCCAAAGTTTCAATATTTAGCTGCTGCAGTACCTGATTATGGCCGGCCACTGGATGATGGACTTTATCGTGCTATTGACATATATTTGAAG GCGCACCCATGGCTCATGGAATCTGATAGGGAACAACTCTGCCGCTTGATAGACTGCCAGAAGCTCTCCCTGGAAGCCTGCACTCATGCTGCACAGAATGAGCGACTCCCACTACGAGTGGTAGTTCAAGTCCTCTTTTTTGAGCAGCTTCAGTTGAGGACCTCAATTGCAGGATGCTTGCTTGTCTCTGACAACCTCGATGGGTCACGTCCTCTGAGGAGTGGCCTTGTAGGCTCAAGTGAGGGTGGTGGGTGGGCGACAGCTGTTAGGGAGAACCAAGTCTTGAAAGTAGGCATGGACCACATGAGGATGAGGGTATCTGAGCTTGAGAAAGAATGCTCTAGCATGAAGCATGAGATTGAGAAGTTGGGCCGGGGGTGGAGTGGGTGGAGCAGTGTCCCGAGGAAGTTTGGATTTAGGATTAAGTCCCAGATGTGCAGTGCTCAAGAGGGTTCTGTCAGCGAACAGCAGAAGAGTGGTACTGGGAAGATTGAGAAGCTGCAGGCGAAGCTTACAAAGCACAAGAAACAGTTGCCTACAGATGTGTAA